A genomic window from Longimicrobiales bacterium includes:
- a CDS encoding 3-isopropylmalate dehydrogenase: MARIAVIPGDGIGVDVTREAVKVLRHVAAQNDVRFDFTEWELGAERYLHTGTTITPEEMQRLGEHDAILLGAMGDPRVPGNQHARDILLGLRFQLDLYINLRPVRLYDARLSPLRDVTPADIVIDVFRENTEGVYVGSGGNFKTGTPDEIAIEEDINTRKGVERIVRAAFEFARASDRRLTLTDKANAMPHAGALWRRTFTEVGAEFPDVERNAMYADALAMEMIRSPARWQVIVAPNLFGDLLSDLAAGLVGGLGLAPSASLHPGRIGLFEPVHGSAPDLAGTGKANPLAAILTAAMLLEHLGRTEDARRVDAAVRQVIDEGSTTPDLGGALGTSDVGDRVIALLA; this comes from the coding sequence ATGGCACGCATCGCAGTCATTCCCGGGGACGGGATCGGCGTCGACGTCACGCGGGAGGCGGTGAAGGTTCTGCGGCACGTCGCGGCGCAGAACGATGTCCGCTTCGACTTCACCGAGTGGGAGCTGGGCGCGGAGCGCTACCTGCACACCGGCACGACGATCACGCCCGAGGAGATGCAGCGGCTCGGCGAGCACGACGCGATCCTGCTCGGCGCGATGGGTGATCCGCGCGTGCCCGGCAACCAGCACGCGCGCGACATCCTGCTCGGGCTGCGGTTCCAGCTGGACCTGTACATCAACCTGCGGCCCGTACGTCTCTATGATGCGCGCCTCTCACCGCTGCGCGACGTCACGCCCGCAGATATCGTGATCGACGTGTTCCGCGAGAACACGGAGGGGGTGTACGTCGGCTCGGGCGGCAACTTCAAGACGGGCACGCCTGACGAGATCGCGATCGAGGAGGACATCAACACGCGCAAGGGCGTCGAGCGGATCGTGCGCGCGGCATTCGAGTTTGCGCGCGCCAGTGACCGGCGGCTCACGTTGACGGACAAGGCGAACGCGATGCCGCACGCGGGTGCGCTCTGGCGTCGTACGTTCACCGAGGTCGGCGCGGAGTTCCCGGACGTGGAACGCAATGCGATGTATGCGGACGCCCTCGCGATGGAAATGATCCGCAGCCCCGCGCGCTGGCAGGTGATCGTTGCACCCAACCTGTTCGGTGATCTGCTGAGCGACCTCGCGGCCGGGCTCGTTGGAGGGCTGGGTCTCGCACCCTCGGCGAGCCTGCACCCCGGGCGCATCGGGCTGTTCGAGCCGGTCCATGGCTCGGCGCCGGACCTGGCGGGTACGGGGAAAGCGAATCCGCTCGCTGCCATCCTGACGGCGGCGATGCTGCTGGAGCACCTCGGTCGCACCGAAGACGCCCGACGCGTCGATGCGGCGGTGCGCCAGGTGATCGACGAGGGTTCGACCACGCCGGATCTCGGCGGCGCGCTCGGCACGTCGGACGTCGGCGACCGGGTGATCGCGCTGCTCGCGTAG
- a CDS encoding plastocyanin/azurin family copper-binding protein — protein sequence MTESGPATLELEGDTIQLEAGVRLIDVTVETQQDGSELEPARVEAAPGDVVRFTAGDGGLHALAFEAARLSPEARAFLEQTGQLRSPPLVSAGMQWVITLNGAPPGEYPFTCTTHGVRGSIAVGARTD from the coding sequence ATGACCGAGAGTGGCCCCGCCACGCTGGAGCTGGAGGGTGACACCATCCAGCTCGAGGCGGGCGTGCGCCTGATCGACGTGACTGTCGAGACGCAGCAGGACGGCAGCGAGCTGGAGCCTGCGCGCGTCGAGGCTGCTCCGGGTGACGTCGTGCGCTTCACGGCGGGTGACGGCGGGCTCCACGCGCTCGCGTTCGAGGCGGCGCGGCTCAGCCCGGAGGCCCGCGCGTTCCTGGAACAGACGGGGCAGCTGCGCAGTCCGCCGCTGGTGAGTGCAGGCATGCAGTGGGTGATCACGCTCAATGGTGCGCCGCCGGGCGAGTACCCGTTCACGTGCACCACGCACGGTGTGCGTGGCAGCATCGCGGTCGGTGCACGCACCGACTGA
- a CDS encoding c-type cytochrome, translated as MRTGRFTAFGVMLAVGGLLACGGGDAADDTTSGTTGDAPAATEGTGTASGTASGGLDLANVQLPEGMTPEMVQAGKTAFETTICYTCHGMDATGTPLAPNLTDSEWINTDGTPEGIENIIRNGVPTPQQAPAPMPPMGGAQLSDEQVQNLVAYVYALSHAN; from the coding sequence ATGCGTACTGGGCGTTTCACGGCGTTCGGCGTAATGCTCGCGGTCGGCGGACTGCTGGCGTGCGGCGGCGGCGACGCAGCAGACGATACGACGAGTGGCACGACGGGCGACGCGCCCGCGGCGACCGAGGGCACGGGCACCGCGTCGGGCACCGCCTCGGGCGGGCTCGACCTCGCCAACGTGCAGCTTCCCGAGGGCATGACGCCCGAGATGGTGCAGGCGGGCAAGACGGCGTTCGAGACGACGATCTGCTACACGTGCCACGGAATGGATGCGACGGGCACGCCGCTCGCCCCGAACCTGACCGACAGCGAGTGGATCAACACGGACGGGACGCCCGAGGGGATCGAGAACATCATCCGCAATGGTGTGCCGACGCCGCAGCAGGCGCCTGCGCCGATGCCGCCGATGGGTGGAGCACAGCTCAGCGACGAGCAGGTCCAGAACCTGGTGGCGTACGTCTACGCACTCAGCCACGCGAACTGA
- a CDS encoding zinc ribbon domain-containing protein — protein MDVYVERLYTALTDALRRNRPRPFEAPVTVAEIYQELVPYRVVRASLGFEMNADYEHAVLQLLAGAGGLTRLEPESAAAELREELSMPNPNVGLFRKFAGCDVWIAAPADADADEEAFEPESVEDPDPWAEAASAGASDSVRLGDDHELAEPDGGRSSDEDRPVPSRDDRTADDASAPKSAGNREGGHTLSAPTSPGGRDQSASPVQPGRTEHAGAARDREASASQDAPAGISARDAVLRCEFCEGRLPTGRIVRFCPHCGADQMRRPCVACGQALEREWRYCVTCGAPQPEPGAA, from the coding sequence ATGGACGTGTACGTCGAACGGCTGTACACCGCGCTGACCGACGCACTGCGACGCAACCGGCCTCGCCCCTTCGAGGCACCCGTCACGGTTGCGGAGATCTATCAGGAACTGGTCCCGTACCGCGTGGTGCGCGCATCGCTCGGCTTCGAGATGAATGCGGATTACGAGCATGCGGTGCTGCAGCTTCTCGCGGGTGCAGGGGGGCTGACGCGCCTGGAGCCGGAGTCGGCGGCGGCAGAACTGCGGGAAGAGCTGTCCATGCCCAACCCGAACGTGGGCCTGTTCCGGAAGTTTGCGGGGTGTGACGTGTGGATTGCTGCCCCCGCGGACGCGGATGCGGACGAAGAGGCGTTCGAGCCCGAGTCGGTCGAAGACCCGGACCCCTGGGCGGAGGCCGCGTCGGCCGGCGCGAGCGATTCCGTGCGCCTTGGCGATGATCATGAGCTTGCCGAGCCTGACGGCGGTCGCAGCTCGGACGAGGACCGGCCGGTCCCGTCTCGCGACGACCGGACTGCCGATGACGCGTCGGCTCCGAAGTCGGCTGGCAACCGTGAGGGCGGGCACACACTGTCGGCTCCGACATCGCCCGGTGGCCGCGATCAGAGTGCAAGTCCGGTCCAACCTGGGCGGACGGAGCATGCAGGTGCAGCGCGCGACCGCGAAGCGTCGGCGTCGCAGGACGCTCCCGCGGGAATTTCGGCGCGGGATGCTGTGCTGCGGTGCGAATTCTGCGAGGGGAGGCTGCCCACAGGACGGATCGTTCGTTTCTGTCCGCACTGTGGCGCGGATCAGATGCGTCGGCCGTGTGTTGCGTGCGGGCAGGCGCTCGAGCGGGAATGGCGGTACTGCGTCACGTGCGGCGCGCCGCAGCCGGAACCTGGCGCGGCTTGA